In the genome of Bosea sp. BIWAKO-01, the window GCGCGGTTTGGATCCCAGCAAGTGCAACACGCGGCCTAAGCAGCCTAGCGGCGCGAGAACTGCAGCCGATGGGCGGTTGGCGTGGTGCGCAGGCGCTGCCGGAAATGGTGGCGCAGCGCCGCCGCGGAACCGAGCCCGGCGCGATAGGCGACCTCGTCGACCCCGAGCGTGGTCGTCTCCAGCAGATCGCAGGCATGGGCGACACGCTCGTTGAGGATCCACTCGCCCGGCGCGCTGCCAGTGGCCTCCGTGAAACGCCGGAAGAACGTGCGCTGGCTCATGCCGGCCCGGTCGCTGAGCCGCTGCAAGGTCAGGTCCTCGGCCAGCGACGAGCGCATCCAGTCGAGCAATGGCGACAGGCGCGCCCCGGTCTGCGGCGGTAGCGGGCGACGGACGAATTGTGCCTGGCCACCGCTGCGATGCGGAGGCACGACCATGCTGCGCGCCACCAGGTTCGCGGCCTCGGGCCCAAGGTCGCGGCGGACGATATGCAGGCAAAGGTCGATGCCGGCCGCGCTGCCGGCCGAGGTCAGGATGTCACCCTCGTCGACATAGAGCACATCGGGCTCGAGCCGCACCGCGGGATGGCGTTTCGCAAAATCCGCCCCGTACTGCCAGTGGGTCGTCGCCCTGCGCCCGTCCAGCAGGCCGGCAGCCGCCAGCACATAGGCTCCACCGCAGATCGAGACGACGCGGCTGCCGCCGCGATGCGCCGCGCGCAGGGCGCCCGCCAGCGGCTCCGGCACCGGCTCGTCAAGGCCACGCCAGCCGGGAACGATGATGGTTCCCGCCCCCTGCAGCAGAGCGAGCCCACCATCGGCCTCGACCGCAAGGCCGCCATGGGCGCGCAAACGCCCGGGCTCGCCAGCGGCCGTGCGGAATTCGTACCAGTCTTCCGGCAGGCCGGGCCGGCGCGAGCCGAAGACCTCGGCGACAATGCCGTATTCGAAGGTGCAGAGCCGGTCGTAGGCAACCGCGACGACGCGATGCGGGGCCTGCGGAGGTGGCTCCAGGCGATTTGGCATGATCTTTACGATAGTCGTCCTTCTCGCCACTTACCAGCGTCGCGGAGGCCGCGCATGGTCCGGCCCGTGATCGCGAGGTGCCGGGCATGGTGATGCAAGTCGAGTTGGTCAGGGAGAAGCAGGGCGGCCGAACGATGCTGCTGGCGGTCGGCCTCGTGCTGTCGTCCAGCCTGCTCTATGTCCTGGGCTACTCCCTGTCGAAGACCCTGGTCTCCTCCTACGGATTGAGCGCGCTGCAGGTGACCTTCCTGCGCTGTCTTCTGGTCCTGGTGGGAAGCCTCGTCCTGCTGGCCTGGCCGCGGAGCGGCGTCACGCAGGCGCGGTTGCTGCACCCGCCGCGCGCCTGGGAGCAGCGCGCCGCGGCGGCTGCGCTGGTCGCCTCGAACGTCCTGGCTATCGTCGCCTATAGCCTCATGCCGGTCACGGCAGCCTCGGCGCTCGGCTTCACCGCACCGCTCCTGCTCACTGCTCTGGGCGGACTCTTGCTCGGGGAGCGCATCTCGCTCGGACGTTGGCTCGGTGCTGCAAGCGGCTTTGCGGGCATGCTGCTGATCGTCAGGCCAGGCGAAGGCGGAGCCTGGCCGGGTATCCTCGCCTCTATAGGCGCGGCCGCCAGCTATGCGCTGTATCAAATCCTGGTGCGCCGGCTGCGCGATGTCGCAAACAGCCTCGATACCGCCATGCAGGTGGCGGTTGTCGGCTTCGCACTGCTGGCGGCAACGATGCTCTGGTTCTGGCATCAGGTCAGCGCCGAGGCCTTCGCCCTCGTTTTGCTCTTCACTGTGATCCAGACGGCTGCCCTCGCCTGTATCGCTGGCGCGCTCCGGCGCGGCGAAGCCTCTCGACTCGCGCCCTGGCAATTCTCCGGCCTGCTCTGGGCCATGCTGATCGATGCCCTGCTGTTCACGACGCTGCCCTCCCCCGTCTCACTCCTCGGCGGCGGCCTGATCATCGCGGGAGGCTTGCTGGCGCAGGGCAGAGAACGAAGAACCGCCTGAGGCGATCGGAGGGGAGCCCGGCTACGCCGCCTGCCGGAAGGCGGCGGCGACCTCCCGCATCCACGCGCAGAACGCCGCAACCCCGGGCCGCGCCCGGCTCGTCTCGGGACAGACGAGAAAATAGGCGAAATCCTCGAGCAGCACGACATTCGCGAGCTGGACCAGCCCCCCTCCGCGAGGTCGGATTCGATCATCGCCGCCGGCAGCAATCCAGCGCCCTGACCGGACAGCACCGCTTTCAGCATCAGGCCTGAATCGTCGAAGGACGGTCCGCGCGGCGCACCGAATTCCTCGATGCCCTGCGCCTGAAACCAGCGCTGCCAGGCCTTGCGCTCGCTGTCATGGACATGGGGCCAATGCGCCAGGGCAGCCGCATCCTGCGGCCTGCCGAGGGAAGCCAGCAGGGTCGGGGCCGCGACGGGAACGACCTCGACGGCAACCAGAAGCTCGCTGCGCAATCCGGGATAATGGCCAAAACCGTGCCGGATCGCGACATCGACCCCGTCGCGGCTGAAATCCGCCAGCGCAGTACCGGTCACGACCCGTAGATCGATATCGGGATGGGCATCGTGGAACTGCTTGAGGCGCGGCACCAGCCAGGCGCTCGCGAAGAATGGCGTCGTGCTGATCGTCAGCGGGCCCGTGCCGGGATCGGCGGCGATGCGCCTTGATGCCTCGGCGATCTGCCGGAAGGCGTTGCGCACCGGCGGCATCAGGCTCTGTCCGGCCGGCGTGAGGACCATGCCGCGATTGATCCGCAGGAAGAGCTGCGTACCGAAATGAAGCTCCAGGGCCTTGAGCATCTGGCTGACCGCGCCCGGCGTCACGCAGAGCTCATCGGCAGCCTCCTTCACGGAGAGATGCCGAGCCGTGGCTTCGAAGGCCCGCAGGGCATTCAGCGGTGGCAGTCGATCGATTTTCATTTAGTTTTTCTAACTTATTTTCATAGAGATCCTAGTTTGCCTCCGGCATGTTCATTCGTCAAATTGCCGAAATACCGACAAAACTCGTGAACCTCTGCTGCCTTATCGAAATGATCAGCAAGAGAAAAACTGAACTTTTATCTCACCCTTCCCCCTACCCGCCGGAGCCCATGCATGCCCAACCTCCCCGACGCGTCCCATTACCTCTCATTGTCGGAGCTCGCGGCGCGCATCCAGGCACGCGACATCTCGCCGGTGGCGGTGACGCGGTCGCAGCTCGAGCGCATCGAAAGCCTGGACACGGAGCTTCACAGCTTTGCCGGCGTGATGGCGGATACCGCGCTGGCCGAGGCCGAGAGCGCAGAGGCAGAGATCGCCGCCGGGCGCTATCGCGGGCCTCTGCATGGCGTGCCGATTGCCGTGAAGGACCTGTTCTGGACGCAGGGTTTCCCGACGGCCGGTGGGATGACGATCCATAAGCAGCACCGGCCGCAGGAGGACGCCACGGCTGTGCGCCGCCTGCGCGAGGCGGGAGCCGTCCTGCTGGGCAAGCTGGAGATGACGGAAGGGGCCTATTCCGACCACCACCCCATGGTGACGCCACCCCGCAATCCCTGGAATGCCGCGTACTGGACCGGCATCTCGTCGAGCGGCTCGGCCGCGGCGACGGCGGCCGGCCTGTGCTACGGCGCGCTCGGTTCCGATACCGGAGGGTCGATCCGCTGGCCCTGCGCGGCTACAGGCCTGACCGGGCTGAAACCGAGCTGGGGCCGCGTCAGCCGTCACGGCACATTCGAGCTGGCCGCGACGCTCGACCATCTCGGGCCGATGGCGCGCGATACCCGGGATGTCGCCGCGATCCTGCAAGCCATCGCCGGTGCCGATCCCGCCGATCCGACCGCGCTCGGCGCACCGGTTCCGGACTATCTCGCAGCGACCCGGCAAGGCGTCGGCGGCGTGCGGATCGGCATCGATCCAGCCTGGAACAGCGAAGGTGTCGATGCGACGACGCAGGCGGTTCTGAACGAGGCCATCGCGGTCTATCGGGCGCTCGGAGCCGAGATCGTCGAGATTCAATTTCCGGATGTAAAGCAGATCGTCGCCGATTGGGCGCCGAACTGCGCGGTGGAAGCCGCCATCGCCCATGAAGCGACCTATCCCGCCAGCAAGGACGAATACGGCCCGGTTCTGACCTCGGTCATCGAGACGGGGCGCGCGCTTTCGGGCCTCGACTATCAGCGCATCCTGCTGCGGCGCATGGCCTTTCGCGGGCGCGTCGCCGCCCTGTTCGGTACGATCGATCTGCTGCTGACCCCGGTTCAACCCTTCCCGCCGCTGACGCTTGCGACGATCAGCACATTGGGAGAGCAGCCCGGGCTGATCGCCGACCTGCAGCGCTACACCTGCCCCTTCAACATGACAGGCAACCCGACGCTCACTTTGCCCGGCGGCTTCTCCGAGGGAATGCCGATTGGGCTCCAGCTCGTTGCAGCGCAGCTGGACGAAGCCACACTGATCCGCGCCGGCGCAGCCTTCCAGGCTGCGACCACATGGCACCGACACCACCCGGCCCTTTGAGGAGCCCGCGATGAGCACGCATCCAACGGGTCACGCCTCCCCGATCTTCCATGGCTGGCTTGTGGTCGCGGCGGCGTTTGCCGTCACCTTCGTCGGCTTTGGCAGCGCCTACACCTTCAGCGCCTTCGTCGAATCCCTGCAGACGGATTTTTCCGCCTCCCGCGCTTCGGTTTCCCTGGTCTTTTCGCTCGCCGGCTTTCTCTATTTCGGCTTCGGACTGATCAGCGGCCCCCTTGCGGACCGCTGGGGCGCCCGCAGGCTTGTCTTTCTCGGCATGCTGCTCACCGGGCTTGGCATGGCCGCGGCGGGAGCGGCGCGGAGCCTGACCGAGATCTACCTGGCCTATGGCCTCGGCGTCGGGCTCGGCATCGGCTGCTCCTATGTTCCGGCGTTGGGCGCGGTGCAGCGCTGGTTCGTCAAACGCCGCGGCTTCGCGTCGGGTCTCGCGGTCAGCGGCATCGGTGTCGGCACTCTCGTGATGCCGCCCCTCGCCTCGCTGCTGATCGAGCAGATCGGCTGGCGGAACGCCTATTTCGCGCTTGGCGGGCTCGCGGCGATCATTGGTGCAGCGATGGCGCTCCTGATCGAAAGCGACCCGCGCAAGCGCGGGCTGCTGCCGGACGGGGACGCCCTGCCCCCAGGCGGCATCACGGCGCAGGCGACCGGCATGTCAATTCCTGAGGCGGTGTGGTCACAGCCCTTCATCAGGCTCTACGCAGCCTGCCTGATCGGCTCGTTCGGGGCCTTCGTCCCCTTCGTCCATCTCGTGCCCTACGCCCTGGACCGGGGCGTCCCGCAGGGCCGGGCCGTCCTGCTGCTCGCGCTGATCGGCGTCGGCAGCACGGCCGGCCGCTTCTGCCTCGGCAATCTGGCGGACCGGATCGGCCGCCACCGCGCCCTTCTCGTCATGTTCCTGGGCATGGCCGGCGCGCTCGGCATCTGGTGGCTCTCGAGCGGCTTCGCGATGCTGGCCGTCTTCGCGCTGCTTTATGGCGTCTTCTATGGCGGCTGGGTCGCTGTGCTGCCGGCGGTCGTCATGGATCGTTTCGGCGGGCGCAATGTCAGCGGGATCATCGGCATTCTCTATACGAGCGTCGCGTTTGGAACCCTGATCGGACCGCCAGCCGCCGGGCTCATCTTCGATCTGACCCAGAGCTATGCGATCGCGATCCTCGCCTGCGCCGGCGCCAACATCCTTGCGGCCCTCATCATGGCGCATTCCGCGGGGCCCCCACGCTCCCTGCCGCGTTGACCTCGCCTCCTACCGCACCGATGATGCCGGCATGTCCGCCGGCCCCGCCTCCGCCGCCCCCGAATTCGACCCTGCCAGGCTCGAAGCCTTCCTGCGCTCCGCCCTGCCCGGCCGGGCGGCCGGCGCGATGGCGCTGGAGCGCATCAGCGGCGGCCAGTCGAACCCGACCTTCTTCCTCTCCTTTCCCGAAGCCGGCACGCGGCTGGTCATGCGCAAGAAGCCGCCGGGCCCGCTGCTGCCCTCGGCCCATGCGGTCGACCGCGAATACCGCATCCTCAAAGCGCTCGCGGGTTCGCAAGTGCCGGTGCCGCCGGTGCTGCTGTTCCATGCAGAAGACGATATCGTCGGCACGCCCTTCTACCTGATGGAACGGCTCGACGGCCGTGTCTTCCATGACGCGGCACTGCCGGGCGTGGCGCCGGCCGAGCGCCGGCAGATGTATTTCGCCATGGCCGAGACCCTGGCCGCCCTGCATCGCTTCGACTGGCAGGCCGCCGGCCTCGCCGATTACGGCAAGCCTGGAAACTATTATGCCCGCCAGCTCGCGCGCTGGGGCCGGCAATGGCGCGAGACCAGGACCCGCGACATCCCCGAGATCGATCGGCTGATCGACTGGCTGAGCGCCCATCTCGACGAAGGCGCGGAGACGACGATCGTCCATGGCGATTTCCGGATGGGCAACCTGATGTTTCACCCGGTCGAGCCGCGCGTCGTCGCCGTGCTCGACTGGGAGCTCTCGACGCTCGGCCATCCGCTCTCCGACGCTGCCTTCTCCTGCCTGCCCTGGCATTCCGGCCCCGCCATGTATCAGGGCATCATGGGCCTCGACCGCGAGGCGCTCGGCATCCCGGCCCAGGCCGAGTACCTCTCCCGCTATTGCGCGGCAGCCGGCCGCAAGGACGGCCCGGGACGTTTCCACCTCGCCTTCTCGCTCTTCCGCTTCGCCGTCATCCTCGACGGCATTGCGGCGCGCGCCAGGGCCGGCAATGCCGCAGCCGAGAATGCGGTCGCGGTCGGCGGGATGGCCGAGAGCTTTGCCCGGCAGGCCGCCGCTATCATCGACCAGAGTTGAACGGGGTTCACCATGGATTTCGCCTATTCCGCCAGGGTCGAAGAGCTGCGCTCGCGGCTGCAAGCCTTCATGGATGCCCATGTCCAGCCGGCAGACGCCACGTGGAAGCATGAGGTCGAGGCGGGGCGCTATCCGCTGACGCTGATCGACGGGCTGAAAGAGAAGGCGAAATCCGAGGGCCTGTGGAACCTGTTCCTGCCGGCGCTGAAGCCCGACGAGCCCGGCACGCGGCTGAGCAATCTCGAATACGCCCCATTGGCGGAGATCATGGGCCGAATCTTCTGGTCGTCGGAAGTGTTCAACTGCAACGCTCCCGACACCGGCAACATGGAAATCCTGCACATGTTCGCGACGCCGGCGCAGCGCGAACGCTTTCTCGTTCCGCTGATGAAGGGCGAGATCCGCTCCTGCGTTGGCATCACCGAGCCCGGTGTCGCCTCCTCCGATCCGACCAATCTGCAGACCACGATCATCCGAGACGGCGACGACTATGTCATCAACGGCCGGAAGTGGTGGACCACCGGCGCCCTGCATCCCAACGTCAAATTCTGCATCGTCATGGGTCTCTCGGACACGCGCCCGGAGGCCGATCCGCACAAGCGCCATTCCATGGTGATCGTGCCGATGGATACGCCCGGCGTGAGCGTGATGCGCAACCTGCCGCTGCTCAACCACCACTCGCCCGAAGGCCATACCGAAACGGATTTCGACAATGTCCGCGCGCCAGCCGCCAACATGCTTGGCGAGGAAGGGGCGGGCTTTGCGTTGGCGCAGGCGCGGCTCGGGCCCGGCCGCATCCACCACTGCATGCGCACGATCGGCCAATGCGAGGTCGCGCTCGAACTGATGGTCGAGCGCGCGCTGCAGCGGAAGGCCTTTGGCCGGCACCTCTCGGACTATGCCAATGTCCAGGACTGGATTGCCGAAGGGCGCATGGAAATCGACCAGGCGCGGCTGCTCTGTCTGCGCGCCGCCTGGATGATGGACAAGCACGGCAACAAGGCCGCGCGCACCGAGGTCTCCTCGATCAAGGTCGTGGCGACGCGGCTGCAGACCAAGATCGCCGACCGGGCGATTCAGGTCTTTGGCGCCGCCGGTCTCTCCAACGATACGCCGCTCGCCTTCATCTATAGCTGGGGCCGGGCGCTGCGCTTCATCGACGGGCCGGACGAGGTGCATCTGCGCACGGTCGCCCGTGCCGAGATCAAGAAACGGCAGGCGAGCAATCGCAGCACGATGGCCGAGCAGGGCGTGACGATGCCCTATCTCAAGCCCGCGGGTTAAAGCATCGGCCCGAGACGTGGATTGCGGTTTTCGGGCCGATGCAGTCACAGAAGGCCGCGCAGAAACCGGGTGGAAGCCCATGCCCGAGGCATGGGAGCCTCTTTCGACACGCTGACACCAGTCGAAGAAGGCTCCCGCCATGCCCGCCGCAGCAAGACTGCCCGAAGTTCCATCCCTCGCATCCCGCGTCGACGCGCTGCACTGGCGCCGGATCGAGGCGGAACTCGACTCGCATGGCGTCGGCCTGACCGGCCCCTTGCTCAGCCCGGAGGAATGCCGCGCGCTTGCCGCGCTCTATGCCGACGAGAGCCGCTTCCGCAGCCGCATCGTCATGGCGCGTCACGGCTTTGGCAGCGGCGAGTACCAGTATTTCGCCCATCCGTTGCCGGAGATGCTCGCGGCCCTGCGGCCGGCCATCTATGAGCGCCTCGCCCCCGTCGCCAACCGCTGGAACGAGACGCTCGGGATCGCCCAGCGCTATCCAGCCGAGCTCGACGCCTTCCTGGCGCTCTGCCACGAGGCCGGGCAGACCCGGCCGACGCCGCTGCTGCTGAAATACGGCGCGGGCGACTATAACTGCCTGCATCAGGACCTTTACGGCGACCTGTTCTTCCCGTTCCAGATGGTCATCCTGCTCTCGCAGCCAGGCGTCGATTTCACCGGTGGCGAGTTCACCCTGGTCGAGCAGCGGCCGCGCATGCAGTCACGGCCCGAGGTCGTGCCCCTGGTCCAGGGAGAAGCCGCAATCTTCGCCGTGCAGCACCGGCCGATGCGGGGTTCCCGCGGCACCTATCGCGTCAATCTCCGCCATGGCGTCAGCCGGGTGCGCTCGGGCGAGCGCTACACGACCGGGCTGATCTTTCACGACGCGCGCTGAGGCAAGCGCGGCTCGCTCCGGCGAAGACGCTGTCCGCGTCAACGCGACAGAGAGGCGCGCGCCTCCTGCTCCATGCTGCCGCGCAGGCCGCCGGGAACGCAGAGCTTCGGATAGAGCCGCGACATCTCGCTGATCAGGAACTTCACCGGCACGTCGAAGAAGCTGCCGTGCTGGGCGATATAGTCCATGAAACTGCGGCCTTGCCCATCGAAGCTCTGCAGCAGCGCATCGCTCTTGCCGTCGAAGCCGAGGGTCGCGACGCCGAGCCTGTCGCAGAGGCGCGCGTTGAAGGTCGGCGACGCCTTCAGCCAGCGCCCGTCGAGGAAAATCTCGGTATAGCCGTGATAGGCGAAGACATTGGTGCCCACCGCCTCCAGCAGGCGCGGCGTGGCGAGATGGTTTTTGACGTCGGCGAGCCCGATGCGGGCGGGAATGCCGATGGCCCGGCAATAGGCAGCGTAGAGTGCGGCCTTGCCGACGCAGTAGCCAATGCCGGCCGCCAGCACGGAGCTGGCGCGATAGGTCTCGGGGTTGAGATAGTCGCCATAGGGGTCATAGCGGATGCCGTCGCGCACCGCCTGATAGAGGATGCCGGCCTGCTCCGCAGGATCGCTGATGCCCGAAGTCAGCAGCCGCGCCTCGGCGATCACCATCGGATGGTCGCTGTCGACGAACTCGGCAGGGCTCGTGAAGAGAACGCGGTGGGAATCCTGCATTGCCAATCCTCTCAAGCATCGGCGGGAAAAGTGGTTTGCGGCCTTCGGACAGAGCCGATGCAAAGACTAAAAAGGCGAGATCATCGGACCGGACCCGATATCCAGCCGGTGATCTACTGGCCTGTGAACCGAGTTGGCCGCTTCTCCAGGAAGGCCGAGACACCCTCGCTGAAATCCGCGGTCCGGGTCGAGGCGTGGAAGGCGTCGCGCTCGGCGTCGAGCTGGGCGATCAATGTGTTGCTCAGCGAAGCGCCGAGCAGCGCCTTGATGCGGCCATAGGCCTGGGTCGGCCCGGCAGCCAGCTTGCGCGCCAGCGCCATGGCTTCGGCATCGAGGCTCTCGGCCGGCACGAGGCGATTGATCAGGCCGAGCCGCAGCGCCTCGCCGGCATCGATCGTCTCGGCGAGCAGCGCCAGCTCCTTCGCCTTCTTCATGCCGACGATGCGCGGTAGATGATAGGTCCCGGATCCGTCCGGTGTCGCACCGATCCGGGCATAGGCCAGCGTGAATTTCGCGTTCTCGGCGGCGATCGCCAGATCGCAGGCAAGCGCCAGGCTGAATCCGGCTCCTGCCACCGCGCCATGCAGGCTGGCGACCACAGGCTGGGGCAATTCATCGAGCCGTTTCAGCCCGGCATGCAGCGGAGTGATGATCGCCTCGATCGCGGTCTCGGGATCGCCACCAGAGGTGAATTGCGAGACGTCGCCACCGGCACAGAAGCCCCTGCCCGCGCCCTTCAGCAGGATGGCACGGACATCCCGCCGCGCCGCGATCTGCTCGATCCGGGCCAGGAAGGTTTCGGCCATGGCCGCATCGAACGCGTTCAGCACCTCGGGGCGGTTCAGCGTCAGCACCGCGACGCCGGCATCGACGGCCAACAGGATGGAGTTGGAGGGATCGGTCATCGGCAGGTTCCGGAGCAGCGATTGCCCCGGTTCTACCATGGGTATTTCGGCCTGCGGCACTCCGATTCCTGCGCAGCGGACGCGCAGAAATGCTCGCGGCGCGAGCGCGAAGCCCCGGGAGCTCTCTCGGTTCAGAGGCCCCCCGGGACTTCCCCCTCGTCAGGCGACCGCAACCTTGGGTGTATTGGCTTCCTCGCGGCTTTCGAGCGCAGCCATCGCGGCCTGCACGCCGCCGCTGCGATGCGGCACGCCGGCCGCCGCCAGCCCCATCTCGACGCCGGACAACGCGCCAAGCAAGGTCAGTTCGTTGCATTCGCCGAGATGGCCGATCCGGAAGACCTTGCCGGCCACCTTGCCGAGGCCGGAGCCGAGCGAGATGTTGAACTTCTCGAGCGCCACCTTGCGGTAATGGTCGGCATCATGGCTCGGCGGCATCAGCACGGCGGTCAGCACCGGCGAATATTCCGCCGGGTTCTCGCACAGGATCTCCAGGCCCCAGGCCTTCACCGCGGACCGCGTCGCCGCGGCAAGGCGCTCATGGCGGGCGAAGACGGCATCCAGCCCCTCCTCATGCAGCATCCTGACGGCTTCGCGCAGGCCGTAGAGCAGGTTCGTCGCCGGCGTGTAGGGGAAGAAGCCGTTGGCGTTGATCTTGACCATCTCCTGCCAGTCCCAATAGGAGCGCGGCATCTTGTTCGCCCGGGAGGCGGCCATCGCCTTTTCCGAGATCGCGTTGAAGCTGAGGCCCGGCGGCAGCATCAGGCCCTTCTGCGAACCGGAAACCGTGACGTCGACCTGCCATTCGTCGTGCCGGTAATCGACCGAGGCGAGCGAGGAGATGGTATCGACCATGAAGAGCGCCGGGTGCCCGGCCTTGTCGATCGCCTTGCGGATCTCGGCGATCCGGCTGGTCGAGCCGGTCGAGGTCTCGTTATGGACGACCATCACCGCCTTGATCTTGTAGCCGCGGTCCTCGGCCAGCTTTGCCTCGATCGCGGCCGGATCGGCGCCACGGCGCCAGTCGCCCGGAATGAAATCGACCTCGATGCCGAAACGCCCGGCGATCTGGCGCCAGAGCGTGGCGAAATGGCCGGTCTCGGCCATCAGCACGGTGTCACCCGGCGAGAGCGTATTGACGATCGCAGCTTCCCAGGCACCGGTCCCGGAGGACGGATAGATCACCACCGGCTGGCTGGTCTTGAACACCGACTTGGCGCCGTCGAGCACCTCGCGCCCGAGCTTCGCGAACTCGGCGCTGCGGTGATCGATCACCGGCATGTCCATGGCCCGCAGGACCCGGTCGGGCACCGGGCTCGGGCCGGGAATCTGAAGGAAATGGCGGCCCTGCTGCGATGCCATGGCGATAACTCCCTATTCGGACGTGGCGGCGCTTCAGGCTCGCCGCTCGTGATGGCCGATGTTTTGCATTCATTTTTGTCTTTGGCAACACCGTTCGCGCGTGCAATATTATCGTGAGCGATCTCGACACGAGACCGCCCACTCGCGTAGCAAACCACCATGACGACTATCACGCCCGACGCCGAAACGACCGAAAGCCCGCCGCTACGACGCGAGGACGGCGCCGGGCAGACATCGCTGCACGGCGAACTCCTGGCTGCACTGCGCGACTATATCGTCGAGGGCAATCTCGCCGATGGCGCGCGCGTGCCCGAGCGCCTGCTCTGCGACCGGTTCGGCATCTCGCGCACGCCGCTGCGCGAGGCGCTCAAGGTCCTGGCCGCGGAAGGGCTGATCGACCTCCTGCCCAATCGCGGCGCACGCGTGCGCGCCCTGAGCGCCGATGATCTGCGTGAATTGTTCGACGTGATGGGCGGGCTCGAAGCCCTGGCGGGGCGACTGGCCTGCGAACGCATCAGCGACGAGGAAATCGCAGAAATCGAGCAGTCTCATCACGAGATGTACCGTTTCTACCTGCGGCGCGACATGCACGGCTATTTCCAGTGCAACCAGGACATCCACCGCATGATCGTCGCAGCCGCCGGCAACGCGACACTCAGCGCGACCTATAACAGCATTGCCGGCCGCATCCGGCGCGTGCGCTATTCCGCCAATCT includes:
- a CDS encoding enoyl-CoA hydratase/isomerase family protein; translated protein: MTDPSNSILLAVDAGVAVLTLNRPEVLNAFDAAMAETFLARIEQIAARRDVRAILLKGAGRGFCAGGDVSQFTSGGDPETAIEAIITPLHAGLKRLDELPQPVVASLHGAVAGAGFSLALACDLAIAAENAKFTLAYARIGATPDGSGTYHLPRIVGMKKAKELALLAETIDAGEALRLGLINRLVPAESLDAEAMALARKLAAGPTQAYGRIKALLGASLSNTLIAQLDAERDAFHASTRTADFSEGVSAFLEKRPTRFTGQ
- a CDS encoding alanine--glyoxylate aminotransferase family protein — its product is MASQQGRHFLQIPGPSPVPDRVLRAMDMPVIDHRSAEFAKLGREVLDGAKSVFKTSQPVVIYPSSGTGAWEAAIVNTLSPGDTVLMAETGHFATLWRQIAGRFGIEVDFIPGDWRRGADPAAIEAKLAEDRGYKIKAVMVVHNETSTGSTSRIAEIRKAIDKAGHPALFMVDTISSLASVDYRHDEWQVDVTVSGSQKGLMLPPGLSFNAISEKAMAASRANKMPRSYWDWQEMVKINANGFFPYTPATNLLYGLREAVRMLHEEGLDAVFARHERLAAATRSAVKAWGLEILCENPAEYSPVLTAVLMPPSHDADHYRKVALEKFNISLGSGLGKVAGKVFRIGHLGECNELTLLGALSGVEMGLAAAGVPHRSGGVQAAMAALESREEANTPKVAVA
- a CDS encoding GntR family transcriptional regulator; translation: MTTITPDAETTESPPLRREDGAGQTSLHGELLAALRDYIVEGNLADGARVPERLLCDRFGISRTPLREALKVLAAEGLIDLLPNRGARVRALSADDLRELFDVMGGLEALAGRLACERISDEEIAEIEQSHHEMYRFYLRRDMHGYFQCNQDIHRMIVAAAGNATLSATYNSIAGRIRRVRYSANLDKERDRWGEAMREHEAILDALRRRAGSELSDIMFLHLRNKRKAAQHQSAAQTDGESNSD